A DNA window from Micromonospora sp. NBC_01739 contains the following coding sequences:
- a CDS encoding class F sortase, with protein MNSRPDATTRRADGRHGKPWRAVGAAFVVLLAMVGAGLIGAALKGTGTVRPPQPVTRVGATPSVEAPFDDADLGGARAPVGLPRSAPTTVRIPRIGVNAKIMPLGTNPDGTVQVPPLDQALLAGWYEPGPSPGEVGNAVIVGHVDSAAIGPAVFFSLGALKPGDTITVDRADGQPATFQVDSVVSHPKNAFPTEQVYGPNDRPGLRVITCGGQFDDATGDYPDNVIVFASLHS; from the coding sequence ATGAATTCGCGGCCTGACGCGACGACGAGACGGGCCGACGGCCGCCACGGTAAACCGTGGCGCGCCGTCGGCGCCGCTTTCGTCGTCCTCCTGGCGATGGTGGGCGCCGGGCTGATCGGCGCCGCCTTGAAGGGCACCGGAACGGTCCGCCCACCCCAGCCGGTGACTCGGGTGGGCGCCACCCCCTCGGTCGAGGCCCCCTTCGACGACGCCGACCTCGGCGGCGCTCGGGCCCCGGTCGGGCTGCCCCGGTCCGCGCCCACCACGGTCCGCATTCCCCGCATCGGCGTCAACGCGAAGATCATGCCGCTGGGCACCAATCCCGACGGTACGGTCCAGGTCCCGCCGTTGGACCAGGCACTGCTGGCCGGGTGGTACGAACCCGGGCCGAGCCCCGGCGAGGTGGGCAACGCGGTCATCGTCGGGCATGTCGACTCGGCCGCCATCGGGCCGGCCGTCTTCTTCTCCCTCGGCGCCCTGAAACCCGGCGACACCATCACTGTCGACCGCGCGGACGGCCAGCCCGCCACCTTTCAGGTGGACTCGGTGGTCTCCCACCCGAAGAACGCCTTCCCCACCGAGCAGGTCTACGGCCCCAACGACCGGCCGGGACTACGTGTGATCACCTGCGGGGGCCAGTTCGACGACGCCACCGGCGACTACCCCGACAACGTGATCGTCTTCGCCTCCCTGCACTCCTGA
- a CDS encoding glycoside hydrolase family 6 protein, producing the protein MNVWRKLSGPRRAVALAGASALVAGGLVTLPVSAAYAATQCDVAYTTNDWPGGFTANITIRNIGDPINGWTLGFTFPDGNQRVQNGWSARWTQSGRNVTAQNESYNGNLSTGGTASIGFNGAWSGSNPRPTSFTINGVACNGGNPPPTSPPPTSPPPTSPPPTSPPPTSPPPTSPPPTSPPPTSPPPPGTKVDNPYLNAKGYVNPEWKARAESVPGGNRVSNISTAVWIDRIAAIEGTEDSQSNGPMGVRDHLDEAVRQGADYIQFVIYNLPGRDCAALASNGELGPNELPKYKAEYIDPIAAIMRDTKYRNVRIINVIEVDSLPNLVTNTSNNPGGTVMCDTVKANGAYVNGVGYALATLGSIPNVYNYVDAGHHGWLGWDSNFVPTAQVLKQAATASGSTVNHVHGFITNTANYSALIEPYAKIDATVNGQTVRQAKWIDWNWYNDEQSFAQAFRQELVRQGFPSDIGMTIDTSRNGWGGPNRPTAAGPTTSVDAFIDGGRVDRRFHKGNWCNQAGAGMGERPKAAPATGIDAYVWAKPPGESDGSSREIPNNDGKGFDRMCDPTYTGNDRNGNSRSGALPDAPISGAWFAAQFAELMANAYPPLS; encoded by the coding sequence ATGAACGTGTGGAGAAAACTGTCCGGCCCTCGCCGGGCGGTCGCGCTGGCCGGCGCGAGCGCGCTGGTCGCGGGCGGTTTGGTGACGTTGCCGGTCTCGGCTGCGTACGCGGCGACGCAATGCGACGTGGCCTACACGACCAACGACTGGCCGGGCGGATTCACCGCCAACATCACGATCAGGAACATCGGCGACCCGATCAACGGGTGGACCCTCGGCTTCACCTTCCCCGACGGCAACCAGCGGGTGCAGAACGGCTGGTCGGCCCGGTGGACCCAGTCGGGCCGCAACGTGACCGCCCAGAACGAGTCCTACAACGGGAACCTTTCCACCGGCGGCACCGCCAGCATCGGCTTCAACGGTGCGTGGAGCGGTAGCAACCCGCGTCCGACCTCGTTCACCATCAACGGCGTGGCCTGCAACGGCGGCAACCCGCCGCCCACGAGCCCTCCGCCGACGAGCCCTCCGCCCACGAGCCCCCCGCCGACCAGCCCGCCGCCCACGAGCCCTCCGCCCACGAGCCCTCCGCCCACGAGCCCCCCGCCCACCAGCCCGCCGCCCCCCGGCACCAAGGTGGACAACCCGTACCTGAACGCCAAGGGCTACGTGAACCCGGAGTGGAAGGCCAGGGCCGAGTCGGTTCCCGGCGGCAACCGGGTCTCCAACATCTCGACCGCCGTCTGGATCGACCGGATCGCGGCCATCGAGGGCACCGAGGACAGCCAGTCCAACGGCCCGATGGGCGTTCGGGACCACCTGGACGAGGCCGTGCGCCAGGGTGCCGACTACATCCAGTTCGTGATCTACAACCTCCCCGGCCGTGACTGCGCGGCGCTCGCCTCCAACGGTGAGCTGGGGCCGAACGAGCTGCCCAAGTACAAGGCCGAGTACATCGACCCGATCGCGGCGATCATGCGCGACACGAAGTACCGCAACGTCCGGATCATCAACGTCATCGAGGTCGACTCGCTGCCGAACCTGGTGACGAACACCTCGAACAACCCGGGTGGCACGGTCATGTGCGACACGGTGAAGGCCAACGGCGCCTACGTGAACGGTGTCGGCTACGCCCTGGCCACCCTGGGCTCGATCCCGAACGTCTACAACTACGTCGACGCCGGACACCACGGCTGGCTGGGCTGGGACAGCAACTTCGTCCCGACCGCCCAGGTCCTGAAGCAGGCCGCTACCGCCTCCGGCAGCACCGTCAACCACGTGCACGGGTTCATCACCAACACCGCGAACTACTCCGCGCTGATCGAGCCGTACGCGAAGATCGACGCCACGGTGAACGGGCAGACCGTCCGCCAGGCCAAGTGGATCGACTGGAACTGGTACAACGACGAGCAGAGCTTCGCTCAGGCCTTCCGGCAGGAACTGGTCCGGCAGGGCTTCCCCAGCGACATCGGCATGACGATCGACACCTCCCGTAACGGCTGGGGCGGCCCGAACCGGCCCACCGCCGCGGGTCCGACGACCAGCGTCGACGCCTTCATCGACGGCGGCCGGGTCGACCGTCGCTTCCACAAGGGCAACTGGTGCAACCAGGCTGGTGCGGGTATGGGCGAGCGCCCGAAGGCCGCGCCGGCGACCGGTATCGACGCGTACGTCTGGGCCAAGCCCCCGGGCGAGTCGGACGGCTCCAGCCGCGAGATCCCGAACAACGACGGCAAGGGCTTCGACCGGATGTGCGACCCGACCTACACCGGTAACGACCGCAACGGCAACAGCCGTAGCGGCGCCCTGCCGGACGCCCCGATCTCGGGCGCCTGGTTCGCCGCGCAGTTCGCCGAGCTGATGGCGAACGCCTACCCGCCGCTGTCCTGA
- a CDS encoding sensor histidine kinase encodes MNTRDWPIRSKLTALVVVPVTALLALWIFATTLTFGPALDLLSARTLLYDLGRPGETVVAELQRERRLSVVHLASSRADCAKQSAGCVVPALGEQRDRTDVAVEQLRRRVAGEKFREAAGELLEARLDRLLDRLAGLPAGRAAIDRRELDRIGAVGLYSDLVSAAFHTFEALANLPDQNLNREARALTDLGRSRELLGQTDALLAGALAAGGFAKGEHTMLVQSIGNQWFLIQSAVADLPGPEQAAYQRLAEQEGFGRLRAMQDELIAAGPAGRITVDARAWQSGYDTVQQSLRDFELTQADGLADRSVPIAVSILARLAGAGVLGLIAVVVSLVVAVRVGRSLARRLTLVRGRLTETAEKGLPEVVDRLRRGEQVDVDREAPVVDEGTDEIGQVAQAFTEVQKAAIRAAQVEVTLRRGLNEVFLNIARRSQGLVHRQIALLDRLERDAEDPDHLAELFRVDHLATRLRRHAEDLVILAGAIPGRGWREPVAMVDLIRGAISEVESYDRVEITSLQSAGTAGRVVGDIIHLLAELIENATTFSPPQSRVTVSGEHVANGYALSVSDQGLGMTAAAIEEANRKLARAPEFDPAETARLGLFVVARLAGRHGIRVRLRRSEGAGMTAVVLIPADLITTEPSPLPALDAADSGDEGAMEQRRLARASRLATVPRPRSRTAATSKGWRSPAAESRGGPRQASTVGPAESDGLPRRIRRRPPAGATTGPGAEPTKATAEEVSATTAAPPPGTDQASAGVNSPTVQLPALAQRPADRRPSVTAPHGSTARVGEPTPRSPQEARRFMSALQSGTARGRQAAAGTAEGRPAPVAGEAGGGAQPRSDQSAATRRESTTEEAGPSTGGPVTVQSPTVTERDA; translated from the coding sequence TTGAACACCCGCGACTGGCCGATCCGCTCCAAGCTGACCGCCCTGGTCGTCGTGCCGGTGACCGCCCTGCTGGCCTTGTGGATCTTCGCCACCACCCTCACCTTCGGACCGGCCCTCGACCTGTTGTCCGCCCGGACCCTGCTCTACGACCTGGGGCGGCCCGGCGAGACCGTGGTGGCCGAGTTGCAGCGCGAGCGGCGGCTGTCCGTGGTGCACCTGGCATCCTCCCGGGCGGACTGCGCCAAGCAGTCGGCCGGGTGCGTGGTGCCGGCCCTGGGCGAGCAGCGGGACCGTACCGACGTCGCGGTGGAGCAACTGCGCCGCCGGGTGGCCGGAGAGAAGTTCCGAGAGGCCGCCGGTGAGTTGCTCGAAGCCCGACTGGACCGGTTGCTCGACAGGTTGGCGGGGCTGCCGGCGGGACGGGCGGCGATCGACCGCCGGGAGTTGGACCGGATCGGCGCGGTAGGCCTCTACAGCGACCTGGTCTCGGCCGCCTTCCACACCTTCGAGGCGTTGGCGAACCTGCCCGACCAGAATCTCAACCGGGAGGCGCGGGCCCTGACGGACCTGGGCCGCTCCCGGGAACTGCTCGGGCAGACCGATGCCCTGCTGGCCGGGGCTTTGGCCGCCGGGGGCTTCGCCAAGGGCGAGCACACCATGCTCGTGCAGAGCATCGGTAACCAGTGGTTTCTCATCCAGTCGGCGGTCGCCGACCTGCCCGGCCCGGAACAGGCCGCCTACCAGCGGCTGGCGGAGCAGGAGGGGTTCGGTCGGCTGCGCGCGATGCAGGACGAGCTGATCGCCGCCGGTCCGGCGGGCCGGATCACGGTCGACGCGCGGGCCTGGCAGTCCGGCTATGACACCGTGCAGCAGTCGTTGCGGGACTTCGAGCTGACCCAGGCCGACGGACTGGCCGACCGGTCGGTGCCGATAGCGGTGAGCATCCTGGCCCGGCTGGCCGGCGCCGGGGTGCTGGGTCTGATCGCCGTGGTGGTGTCGCTGGTGGTGGCCGTGCGGGTAGGCCGGTCGCTGGCCCGGCGGCTGACCCTGGTTCGCGGGCGGCTGACGGAGACCGCGGAGAAGGGCCTGCCGGAGGTGGTGGACCGACTGCGCCGGGGCGAACAGGTCGATGTCGACCGGGAGGCACCCGTGGTCGACGAGGGCACCGACGAGATCGGGCAGGTGGCCCAGGCCTTCACGGAGGTGCAGAAGGCCGCCATCCGGGCCGCCCAGGTCGAGGTCACCCTGCGCCGTGGGCTCAACGAGGTCTTCCTGAACATCGCCCGCCGTAGCCAGGGCCTGGTGCACCGGCAGATCGCCCTGCTGGATCGGCTGGAACGCGACGCGGAGGATCCGGACCATCTGGCCGAGCTGTTCCGGGTCGACCACCTGGCCACCCGGCTGCGCCGGCACGCGGAGGATCTGGTCATCCTGGCCGGGGCCATCCCGGGGCGCGGTTGGCGTGAGCCGGTGGCCATGGTGGATCTGATCCGGGGGGCGATCTCCGAGGTCGAGTCGTACGATCGGGTCGAGATCACCTCCTTGCAGTCCGCCGGCACGGCGGGGCGGGTGGTCGGGGACATCATCCACCTGCTCGCCGAGCTGATCGAGAACGCGACCACTTTCTCCCCGCCGCAGTCGCGGGTGACGGTCTCCGGTGAGCATGTCGCAAACGGGTACGCCCTGTCCGTCTCCGACCAGGGCCTGGGCATGACCGCGGCGGCCATCGAGGAGGCCAACCGCAAGCTGGCCCGGGCGCCGGAGTTCGACCCGGCCGAGACCGCCCGCCTAGGCCTGTTCGTGGTGGCCCGACTCGCCGGCCGGCACGGCATCCGGGTGCGACTGCGCCGGTCGGAGGGCGCCGGGATGACCGCAGTGGTGTTGATCCCCGCCGACCTGATCACCACCGAGCCCTCGCCGCTGCCCGCCCTGGACGCCGCGGACAGCGGCGACGAGGGCGCCATGGAGCAGCGGCGGCTGGCGCGGGCCAGCCGACTGGCCACCGTGCCCCGACCCCGCAGCCGAACGGCTGCTACCTCGAAGGGCTGGCGCTCACCGGCCGCGGAGAGCCGGGGCGGGCCGCGCCAGGCCTCGACCGTGGGGCCGGCCGAGTCCGACGGGCTGCCCCGGCGGATCCGGCGACGTCCGCCGGCCGGAGCCACGACCGGCCCCGGCGCCGAGCCGACGAAGGCCACGGCCGAGGAGGTCTCCGCAACCACGGCCGCACCCCCGCCCGGCACGGACCAGGCCTCCGCCGGGGTGAACTCACCCACCGTGCAACTGCCCGCGCTGGCCCAGCGACCGGCCGACCGGCGGCCGTCGGTGACGGCACCCCACGGCAGCACCGCCCGGGTGGGCGAGCCGACGCCGCGCAGCCCGCAGGAGGCGCGGCGGTTCATGTCCGCCTTGCAGTCCGGCACCGCCCGGGGCCGGCAGGCCGCCGCCGGTACGGCCGAGGGTCGACCGGCCCCGGTCGCCGGGGAGGCGGGAGGGGGCGCCCAGCCCCGATCGGACCAGAGCGCCGCCACCCGCCGGGAATCGACCACCGAGGAGGCTGGACCGTCGACCGGCGGACCGGTCACCGTGCAATCCCCGACCGTTACTGAGAGGGACGCCTGA
- a CDS encoding roadblock/LC7 domain-containing protein, with product MQSTRQSANLDWLLDDLVERLPAARRAVVLSADGLLLGSSAELDRADAEHLCALASGLASLARGASRQLGGGPVRQTVVEMESAYLFVTAAGQGACLAVASDTDADIGLVAYEMAMLVTRVGENLQAPVRASMGAADAD from the coding sequence ATGCAATCGACGAGGCAGAGTGCCAATCTCGACTGGTTGCTCGACGATCTGGTGGAGCGACTGCCCGCCGCGCGGCGGGCAGTGGTGCTCTCGGCGGATGGGCTGCTGCTCGGCTCCTCCGCCGAACTGGACCGTGCCGACGCCGAACATCTGTGTGCCCTGGCCTCCGGGCTGGCCAGCCTGGCGCGGGGTGCCAGCCGACAGTTGGGCGGTGGGCCGGTGCGGCAGACGGTGGTGGAGATGGAGTCGGCGTACCTGTTCGTGACCGCCGCCGGACAGGGCGCCTGCCTGGCGGTGGCCAGCGACACGGACGCGGACATCGGCCTGGTGGCGTACGAGATGGCCATGCTGGTGACCAGGGTGGGGGAGAACCTCCAGGCACCGGTGCGGGCGTCGATGGGTGCCGCCGATGCGGACTGA
- a CDS encoding DUF742 domain-containing protein produces MRTELSGHRHEWLDGDAGPVVRPYTLTGGRVRSCADGFDLVAYVLAKPNPDLGAFPELHPEHRLLVALAGRGTPVVELAADLDLAVGVVRVLLGDLLSRGLVAVQQPPRATYLPDNNILKAVVDGLRAL; encoded by the coding sequence ATGCGGACTGAGTTGTCCGGGCACCGGCACGAGTGGCTTGACGGGGATGCCGGGCCGGTGGTCCGGCCGTACACCCTGACCGGTGGCCGGGTGCGCTCCTGCGCGGACGGTTTCGACCTGGTCGCGTACGTGTTGGCGAAGCCGAACCCGGATCTGGGGGCGTTCCCGGAACTGCATCCCGAGCACCGGCTGTTGGTGGCCCTGGCGGGCCGGGGCACCCCGGTGGTGGAACTCGCCGCCGACCTTGACCTGGCGGTGGGTGTGGTCCGGGTACTGCTCGGTGATCTGCTGTCCCGGGGACTGGTCGCCGTGCAACAGCCGCCGCGCGCCACGTACCTGCCCGACAACAACATCCTCAAGGCGGTGGTGGATGGACTCCGTGCGCTATGA
- a CDS encoding GTP-binding protein, which produces MDSVRYDADYRDPRVPLALKILIAGGFGAGKTTLVSALSEVRPLQTEEILTGAGIDTDDISGVEGKSTTTVAMDFGRITINEDLQLYLFGTPGQDRFRFLWDELAFGALGAVVLADTRRLADCFPSIDYFEQRGVPFVVGVNCFDGSQRFSLEAVRRALDLDPEVPMVLCDARDRQSGKAVLISLVEHVARQRGEPVPAA; this is translated from the coding sequence ATGGACTCCGTGCGCTATGACGCCGATTATCGGGACCCCCGGGTCCCCCTGGCGTTGAAGATCCTCATCGCCGGTGGCTTCGGCGCCGGCAAGACGACCCTGGTCAGCGCGTTGAGTGAGGTGCGGCCGCTGCAGACCGAGGAGATCCTGACCGGGGCCGGCATCGACACCGACGACATCTCCGGGGTGGAGGGCAAGTCGACGACCACGGTGGCGATGGACTTCGGGCGGATCACCATCAACGAGGACCTCCAGCTGTACCTGTTCGGTACCCCGGGGCAGGACCGCTTCCGGTTCCTCTGGGACGAGTTGGCCTTCGGGGCGTTGGGGGCGGTGGTGCTCGCCGACACCCGGCGACTGGCCGACTGCTTTCCCTCGATCGACTACTTCGAGCAGCGGGGGGTGCCGTTCGTCGTCGGGGTCAACTGCTTCGACGGCTCGCAGCGGTTCAGCCTGGAGGCCGTACGCCGAGCCCTGGACCTGGACCCGGAGGTGCCGATGGTGCTCTGCGACGCCCGGGACCGGCAGTCCGGCAAGGCTGTGCTGATCTCCCTGGTCGAGCACGTGGCCCGGCAGCGGGGCGAACCGGTGCCGGCGGCCTGA
- a CDS encoding lactonase family protein: protein MAGRGEIVHIGGYTAHSGGRGTGIVAASRDPETGELTSLGTVAVTASPSFLTRHPTRPVLYAVNELPEGTISAWRVGPEGDLTAIGSWATGGADPCHLAVSPEGRNLLVANYGGGSVTVFPLDPEGVPGDRSDLVQHTGHGPNPERQEGPHAHMVAPGAEGRPILAVDLGTDSIYRYDLDPASGRLVPRAPRVRTPAGAGPRHLARHPDGRRCYVCGELDGSVLAYELTEEGGWHQSGRVEASERAGHVQPSEIAVDAEGRFLYLANRGVGTIAVFALGSGLPKLVEEVATGGEWPRHFAMVGDHLYVADERADMVRTFRIDRESGVPVAVGEPLTIPSPTCVLP from the coding sequence GTGGCAGGTCGAGGCGAGATCGTTCACATCGGCGGGTACACGGCGCACAGCGGCGGGCGGGGCACCGGGATCGTCGCCGCCTCGCGTGACCCGGAAACCGGCGAGCTGACCTCCCTGGGCACGGTCGCGGTCACCGCCTCGCCGTCGTTTCTCACCCGCCATCCCACCCGGCCCGTGCTGTACGCGGTCAACGAGCTGCCCGAGGGCACGATCAGCGCCTGGCGGGTGGGGCCCGAGGGGGACCTGACCGCGATCGGCTCGTGGGCCACCGGCGGAGCCGATCCCTGCCACCTGGCGGTGTCGCCGGAGGGTCGGAACCTGCTCGTGGCCAACTACGGCGGCGGGAGCGTGACGGTCTTCCCGCTGGACCCCGAGGGGGTGCCGGGCGACCGTAGTGACCTGGTGCAGCACACCGGCCACGGCCCGAACCCCGAGCGCCAGGAGGGGCCGCACGCGCACATGGTCGCCCCCGGGGCCGAGGGCCGACCGATCCTCGCGGTGGATCTCGGCACGGACTCCATCTACCGGTACGACCTCGACCCGGCCTCCGGGCGGCTGGTCCCCCGGGCACCCCGGGTGCGTACCCCCGCCGGGGCCGGCCCCCGGCACCTGGCCAGGCATCCCGACGGCCGGCGTTGCTACGTCTGCGGGGAGCTGGACGGCTCGGTGCTGGCCTACGAGCTGACCGAGGAGGGCGGGTGGCACCAGTCGGGGCGGGTCGAGGCCAGCGAACGGGCCGGGCACGTCCAACCGTCGGAGATCGCGGTGGACGCCGAGGGGCGCTTCCTCTACCTGGCCAACCGGGGGGTAGGCACCATCGCCGTCTTCGCGCTGGGGTCTGGGCTGCCGAAACTGGTCGAGGAGGTGGCTACCGGCGGCGAGTGGCCCCGGCATTTCGCGATGGTCGGGGACCATCTGTATGTCGCCGACGAGCGGGCGGACATGGTGCGTACCTTCCGGATCGACCGGGAGAGCGGGGTGCCGGTGGCGGTCGGGGAGCCGCTGACGATTCCCAGCCCTACTTGCGTTCTGCCCTGA
- a CDS encoding substrate-binding domain-containing protein has product MSAGRHRMRSGFHGAAAAAAVGVLVVTAGGWVGYRQLAGPDCAGKIELSVAVSTELAPAVDAAATEWEQNGAAVDGTCIDVTVAAADAVEVAAVVAAKHGATLAGVGQASGTAVSPDVWIPDSSTWLLRLQTGGAAAFAPGNGASVASSPVVVAMPEPTAERLGWPQEEIGWTELLTRVNSDRPLKTGIVEPTRDAAGLSGLLSLMTAASSAGGATAEQDRIGALRALASGASALRQDLLAKFPTAPDATTLASALGAAALSEENVIRYNAKKPPVPLAALYLKPSPLPLDYPYAVLPGIEPAKASAARVLFEVLTTPSFKDRLAAQGLRGPDGNWGSGFQPPQGAPSPASGDSSAAPPPQGGIAAGGLAPDAVERAVSSWSIATLSGRMLCIIDVSGSMKKAVPTANGATRQQVTAEAARRGLNLFDDSWSIGLWVFSTNLDGARDYREVVPTGPLSRQRSSLERSLDTITSSSGDTGLYDTLLAAYQNVQQNWEPGKVNSIVLFTDGKNEDADGVSQRQLLAELKRIKDPDQPIQVIIIGIGTEVSKAELDTIAQSAGGGAFIAADPTKIGDIFLRAIALRKAPA; this is encoded by the coding sequence GTGTCAGCAGGCCGCCATCGCATGCGTTCAGGTTTCCACGGCGCCGCCGCCGCAGCCGCGGTCGGCGTGCTCGTCGTCACCGCCGGTGGGTGGGTGGGCTATCGGCAGCTTGCCGGCCCGGACTGCGCTGGCAAGATCGAACTGTCCGTCGCGGTCTCGACCGAACTCGCACCCGCTGTCGACGCGGCGGCCACCGAGTGGGAGCAGAACGGCGCCGCGGTCGACGGGACCTGCATCGACGTGACCGTGGCGGCGGCCGACGCGGTAGAGGTCGCCGCGGTGGTGGCGGCCAAGCACGGGGCCACCCTGGCCGGGGTCGGTCAGGCCAGCGGCACGGCGGTCAGCCCGGACGTCTGGATCCCGGACTCCTCCACCTGGTTGCTGCGGCTGCAGACCGGCGGCGCGGCCGCCTTCGCACCGGGCAACGGTGCCTCCGTCGCCAGCAGCCCGGTGGTGGTCGCCATGCCGGAACCGACCGCCGAGCGGTTGGGCTGGCCGCAGGAGGAAATCGGCTGGACCGAGCTGCTGACCCGGGTCAACAGCGACCGGCCGTTGAAGACCGGCATCGTCGAGCCGACCCGCGACGCCGCCGGCCTGTCCGGACTGCTGTCGCTGATGACGGCGGCCTCCTCCGCCGGGGGTGCGACCGCCGAGCAGGACCGCATCGGCGCCCTGCGGGCGCTGGCCTCCGGTGCCTCGGCCCTGCGCCAGGACCTGCTGGCCAAGTTCCCCACCGCCCCGGACGCCACCACCCTGGCCAGCGCCCTCGGGGCGGCGGCACTGTCCGAAGAGAACGTCATCCGGTACAACGCCAAGAAGCCGCCGGTGCCGCTGGCGGCGCTGTACCTGAAGCCGTCGCCGCTGCCGCTGGACTACCCGTACGCGGTGCTGCCGGGCATCGAACCGGCCAAGGCCTCCGCCGCGCGGGTGCTGTTCGAGGTGCTGACCACCCCCTCGTTCAAGGACCGGCTGGCCGCCCAGGGGCTGCGTGGGCCGGACGGCAACTGGGGCAGTGGCTTCCAGCCCCCGCAGGGCGCACCCAGCCCGGCCAGCGGTGACTCCTCCGCCGCGCCGCCTCCCCAGGGCGGCATCGCCGCCGGTGGCCTGGCCCCGGACGCGGTGGAGCGGGCCGTCTCCAGTTGGTCCATCGCCACCCTCTCCGGCCGGATGCTCTGCATCATCGACGTCTCCGGCTCGATGAAGAAGGCCGTGCCGACCGCCAACGGCGCCACCCGCCAGCAGGTCACCGCAGAAGCCGCCCGGCGGGGCCTGAACCTGTTCGACGATTCCTGGTCGATCGGTCTGTGGGTCTTCTCCACCAACCTGGACGGGGCGCGTGACTACCGGGAGGTCGTGCCGACCGGCCCGCTGTCCCGGCAGCGCAGCTCCCTGGAGCGCAGCCTGGACACGATCACCTCCTCCAGCGGCGACACCGGCCTGTACGACACCCTGCTGGCCGCGTACCAGAACGTGCAGCAGAACTGGGAACCGGGCAAGGTCAACTCGATCGTCCTCTTCACCGACGGCAAGAACGAGGACGCCGACGGTGTCTCGCAGCGGCAACTGCTCGCCGAGCTGAAGCGGATCAAGGACCCGGACCAGCCGATCCAGGTGATCATCATCGGCATCGGCACGGAGGTCAGCAAGGCGGAGCTGGACACCATCGCGCAGAGCGCCGGTGGGGGTGCCTTCATCGCCGCGGACCCGACTAAGATCGGGGACATCTTCCTACGAGCCATCGCCCTGCGGAAGGCGCCCGCCTAA
- a CDS encoding sugar transferase, producing MTSATLLTPARSSTHPDGTSSSSSSLRGGQRAYVRTLVVLDATVLTLAVLAGYAARFGEAAPRGTHVPYVLVAPALVLAWLLSLKAMRCYDDRVIGYGADEYRRVSMASLRLAGAVAIAGYIADVGVSRGFLAISFAVGLVGLELARFAARKRLHRARSTGAGWSRRVLVVGDTAHVLELVHTLRREPYAGYQVVGACIPDALLAPVAQRLGDVPVVGSFRGIPEAAAAIGADTVAVTASGELTAARLRRLGWQLEGTGIDLVLAPALTDVAGPRIHTRPVAGLPLIHVEAPEFRGTRKLVKGFVDRSISLVAVALLLPLLVFIALAIKLDSRGPVLFRQTRVGQGGEEFGVFKFRTMVVNADVLLAELAARNETDGLMFKMRDDPRVTRVGRLLRKWSLDELPQLVNVLLGQMSLVGPRPPLPSEVARYDGDVARRLLVKPGMTGLWQVSGRSDLSWEDGIRLDLYYVENWSLAADLTILWKTFGAVVNSRGAY from the coding sequence GTGACCTCGGCGACGCTGTTGACCCCGGCCAGATCTTCAACACACCCTGACGGTACGTCGTCATCGAGCAGCTCGCTGCGCGGTGGGCAGCGGGCGTACGTGCGAACCCTGGTGGTGCTGGACGCCACCGTCCTCACCCTGGCCGTGCTCGCCGGCTACGCGGCCCGCTTCGGTGAGGCCGCCCCACGGGGCACCCACGTGCCCTACGTCCTGGTGGCTCCCGCCCTCGTCCTGGCCTGGTTGCTGTCGCTGAAGGCGATGCGCTGCTACGACGACCGGGTGATCGGCTACGGCGCGGACGAGTACCGGCGGGTCAGCATGGCCAGCCTCCGCCTGGCCGGGGCGGTCGCCATCGCCGGTTACATCGCCGACGTCGGGGTGTCCCGGGGCTTCCTGGCGATCTCGTTCGCGGTCGGGCTGGTCGGCCTTGAGCTGGCCCGGTTCGCCGCCCGCAAGCGCCTGCACCGGGCCCGCTCGACCGGGGCCGGCTGGTCCCGCCGGGTGCTGGTGGTCGGCGACACCGCGCACGTACTGGAACTGGTGCACACCCTGCGCCGGGAACCGTACGCCGGTTATCAGGTGGTCGGTGCCTGCATCCCGGACGCCCTGCTGGCACCGGTGGCCCAGCGACTCGGCGACGTGCCCGTGGTCGGCTCCTTCCGGGGCATCCCGGAGGCCGCCGCCGCGATCGGCGCGGACACGGTCGCCGTCACCGCCAGCGGGGAACTCACCGCCGCCCGCCTGCGTCGGCTGGGTTGGCAGTTGGAGGGCACCGGAATCGACCTGGTGCTGGCCCCGGCGTTGACCGATGTCGCCGGCCCGCGCATCCACACCCGCCCGGTGGCCGGCCTGCCGCTGATCCACGTGGAGGCCCCGGAGTTCCGGGGCACCCGCAAGCTGGTCAAGGGTTTCGTCGACCGGTCCATCTCGCTGGTGGCGGTGGCTCTGCTGTTGCCCCTGCTGGTGTTCATCGCTCTGGCCATCAAGCTGGACAGCCGGGGGCCGGTGCTGTTCCGGCAGACCCGGGTCGGGCAGGGGGGCGAGGAGTTCGGGGTCTTCAAGTTCCGGACCATGGTGGTCAACGCCGACGTCCTGCTGGCCGAGCTGGCCGCGCGCAACGAGACCGACGGCCTGATGTTCAAGATGCGCGACGACCCCCGGGTGACCCGGGTCGGGCGGCTGCTGCGCAAGTGGTCGCTGGACGAGCTGCCGCAACTGGTCAATGTGCTGCTGGGGCAGATGAGTCTGGTCGGGCCGCGTCCTCCGCTGCCCTCCGAGGTGGCCCGCTACGACGGCGATGTGGCCCGCCGACTGCTGGTCAAGCCCGGCATGACCGGTCTCTGGCAGGTCAGCGGCCGGTCGGATCTGAGTTGGGAGGACGGCATCCGGCTGGATCTCTACTACGTGGAGAACTGGTCGCTGGCGGCCGACCTGACGATCCTGTGGAAGACCTTCGGCGCGGTGGTCAACAGCCGGGGCGCCTACTGA